In Lycium barbarum isolate Lr01 chromosome 9, ASM1917538v2, whole genome shotgun sequence, the DNA window CTAAATATTGTGTACGATACTAACCTACTACAGCTATGTATATGTAACGTATATGTTTTAATATGTATAGATCGTTTTTTACAATAGATATGAAGCTAAACTACATTAATCTTGAGCTCTACATACGCTTCCCTgttcttattatgttatgtaGTTGACACATGATAATATTTTCTACAGATACTGGAATAGCATCACCTAGTCCATTTCCTCAACATAAAGCAGGTCACTCAGTGCTGGCAGATAATTACAAACCACTTTATATACGATTTCTAGTGTCTAATACAGTGGCGTTTATAGCATCTTTTAGCATCGTATTACTGTTGATAAGTGGCTTGCCTTTAAGGACAAAAGGTTTAATGTGGATATTGATGTTTATCATGTGGATCGCCATTGTTGCAACCGCGTTCACTTACCATACATTTATCGCAGCCTATTCCCCAAGAGAAAGCCTCTATCAATATTTCCTAGGATGCTCACTGCTGGCATGGATGGTACTCTTGTCCCTCCTGTTCATTATCCATACAATCCGCTTGATAGTGAAGGCTGTTAGAAA includes these proteins:
- the LOC132609610 gene encoding uncharacterized protein LOC132609610, which encodes MDDQNRGHVDIESGESSQVTGPRPKRDNHTFQRGTSSEILPKRDWIERKKNTLMIVASLIATMSFQAGLNPPSGVWQDNSKDTGIASPSPFPQHKAGHSVLADNYKPLYIRFLVSNTVAFIASFSIVLLLISGLPLRTKGLMWILMFIMWIAIVATAFTYHTFIAAYSPRESLYQYFLGCSLLAWMVLLSLLFIIHTIRLIVKAVRKLIRVIVKAVRKLIRLIVKAVRKLRQSAAKWSMNDSS